From one Physeter macrocephalus isolate SW-GA chromosome 18, ASM283717v5, whole genome shotgun sequence genomic stretch:
- the LZTFL1 gene encoding leucine zipper transcription factor-like protein 1 isoform X1 yields the protein MAELGLNEHHQNEVINYMRFARSKRGLRLKTVDSCFQDLKESRLVEETFTIDEVSEVLNGLQAVVHSEVESELINTAYTNVLLLRQLFSQAEKWYLRLQTDISELENRELLEQVAEFEKAEFTSSNQKPIRDNIKPKLAPLNEGGTAELLNKEILRLQEENEKLKSRLKTLETQATNALDEKSKLERALQDLQLDQGTQKDFIKAQDLSDLENTVAALKSEFQKTLNDQTENQKSLEENLATAKHDLLRVQEQLSMAEKELEKKFQQTAAYRNMKEILTKKNDQIKDLRKRLAKYEPED from the exons ATG gcAGAGTTGGGTCTAAATGAGCACCAtcaaaatgaagttattaatTACATGCGTTTTGCTCGTTCAAAAAGAGGCTTGAGACTCAAAACTGTAGATTCCTGCTTCCAAGACCTCAAGGAGAGCAG GCTGGTGGAGGAGACCTTCACCATAGACGAAGTCTCTGAAGTCCTGAATGGGTTACAGGCCGTGGTCCACAGCGAGGTGGAGTCGGAGCTCATCAACACGGCCTACACCAATGTGCTACTTCTGCGGCAGCTTTTCTCACAAGCTGAGAAGTGGTACCTCAGGCTACAGACAGACATCTCTGAACttgaaaacag AGAATTATTGGAACAAGTTGCAGAATTTGAAAAAGCAGAATTTACATCTTCAAATCAAAAG ccCATCAGAGATAACATAAAACCAAAACTTGCTCCACTTAACGAAGGTGGAACAGCAGAACTCCTTAACAAG GAAATTTTAAGACTTcaagaagagaatgagaaattaaagtCAAGGCTGAAGACCCTTGAAACACAG GCAACAAATGCATTGGATGAGAAGTCAAAACTAGAAAGAGCACTGCAAGATTTACAGCTTGATCAAGGAACTCAAAAG GATTTTATAAAGGCCCAAGACTTGAGTGACTTGGAAAACACAGTTGCTGCTTTAAAGAGTGAGTTTCAGAAGACACTTAATGACCAGACAGAAAACCAGAAGTCCCTGGAGGAGAATCTAGCGACGGCCAAGCATGACCTACTCAGGGTGCAGGAGCAGCTGAGCATGGCTGAAAAG gaattagagaaaaaattccaacaaacaGCAGCTTATCGAAACATGAAAGAGATTCTCACCAAGAAGAATGACCAAATCAAAGACCTGAGGAAAAGATTGGCGAA ATATGAACCTGAAGATTAA
- the LZTFL1 gene encoding leucine zipper transcription factor-like protein 1 isoform X2, with protein sequence MRFARSKRGLRLKTVDSCFQDLKESRLVEETFTIDEVSEVLNGLQAVVHSEVESELINTAYTNVLLLRQLFSQAEKWYLRLQTDISELENRELLEQVAEFEKAEFTSSNQKPIRDNIKPKLAPLNEGGTAELLNKEILRLQEENEKLKSRLKTLETQATNALDEKSKLERALQDLQLDQGTQKDFIKAQDLSDLENTVAALKSEFQKTLNDQTENQKSLEENLATAKHDLLRVQEQLSMAEKELEKKFQQTAAYRNMKEILTKKNDQIKDLRKRLAKYEPED encoded by the exons ATGCGTTTTGCTCGTTCAAAAAGAGGCTTGAGACTCAAAACTGTAGATTCCTGCTTCCAAGACCTCAAGGAGAGCAG GCTGGTGGAGGAGACCTTCACCATAGACGAAGTCTCTGAAGTCCTGAATGGGTTACAGGCCGTGGTCCACAGCGAGGTGGAGTCGGAGCTCATCAACACGGCCTACACCAATGTGCTACTTCTGCGGCAGCTTTTCTCACAAGCTGAGAAGTGGTACCTCAGGCTACAGACAGACATCTCTGAACttgaaaacag AGAATTATTGGAACAAGTTGCAGAATTTGAAAAAGCAGAATTTACATCTTCAAATCAAAAG ccCATCAGAGATAACATAAAACCAAAACTTGCTCCACTTAACGAAGGTGGAACAGCAGAACTCCTTAACAAG GAAATTTTAAGACTTcaagaagagaatgagaaattaaagtCAAGGCTGAAGACCCTTGAAACACAG GCAACAAATGCATTGGATGAGAAGTCAAAACTAGAAAGAGCACTGCAAGATTTACAGCTTGATCAAGGAACTCAAAAG GATTTTATAAAGGCCCAAGACTTGAGTGACTTGGAAAACACAGTTGCTGCTTTAAAGAGTGAGTTTCAGAAGACACTTAATGACCAGACAGAAAACCAGAAGTCCCTGGAGGAGAATCTAGCGACGGCCAAGCATGACCTACTCAGGGTGCAGGAGCAGCTGAGCATGGCTGAAAAG gaattagagaaaaaattccaacaaacaGCAGCTTATCGAAACATGAAAGAGATTCTCACCAAGAAGAATGACCAAATCAAAGACCTGAGGAAAAGATTGGCGAA ATATGAACCTGAAGATTAA